The Lycium ferocissimum isolate CSIRO_LF1 chromosome 1, AGI_CSIRO_Lferr_CH_V1, whole genome shotgun sequence genome includes a region encoding these proteins:
- the LOC132060915 gene encoding transcription factor FAMA isoform X2, whose protein sequence is MEKKENNQPSLLTNFPSLNDYYFLDDPYCHNYQHSHEMVNEESLMVPQKEEKLKEISDKVEINATSQVSFLGENIENSQANDSKKKRKRTRMKSSEEVENQRMTHIEVERNRRKQMNEHLHVLRSLMPSSYVQRGDQASIIGGAIEFVRELEQLLQCLESQKRRKLYGDDSSTSIMEIQNPPQPPLVFAPNLPLANENENEIGIQEETAESKSCLADVEVKLIGFDNAMIKILSKRRPGQLINTISALEDLQLNIIHTNVTTIEQTVLYSFNVKISGETRFTADNIANLIQQIFSFFHANSAI, encoded by the exons atggagaaaaaagaaaacaaccaG CCCTCTTTGCTTACAAATTTTCCAAGTCTAAATGACTACTACTTTCTTGATGATCCATATTGTCATAACTATCAACATTCACATGAGATGGTTAATGAAGAATCCTTGATGGTGCCACAAAAGGAAGAGAAGTTGAAAGAGATTAGTGATAAAGTAGAAATTAATGCCACATCACAAGTAAGTTTTCTTGGTGAAAATATTGAAAATAGCCAAGCAAATGACAgcaagaagaagaggaaaagaaCAAGAATGAAGAGTAGTGAGGAAGTTGAGAACCAAAGAATGACACATATTGAAGTGGAGAGGAATAGAAGGAAGCAAATGAATGAACATCTTCATGTATTGAGGTCTCTCATGCCAAGCTCCTATGTACAAAGG GGAGATCAAGCCTCAATTATTGGTGGAGCAATAGAATTTGTCCGAGAATTGGAGCAACTCTTGCAATGCCTTGAATCACAAAAGAGAAGGAAGCTCTATGGCGATGATTCATCAACATCAATCATGGAAATTCAAAATCCTCCACAGCCACCATTAGTTTTTGCTCCTAATTTGCCTCTTgcaaatgaaaatgaaaatgaaattggaattcaagaagaaacaGCTGAGAGCAAGTCATGTTTGGCTGATGTTGAAGTGAAGCTTATAGGTTTTGATAATGCCATGATCAAGATTTTGTCAAAAAGAAGGCCAGGCCAACTCATTAACACCATTTCTGCTTTAGAAGATTTGCAGCTTAACATTATTCATACAAATGTTACCACCATTGAACAAACTGTTCTATATTCATTCAATGTTAAG ATTTCTGGTGAAACGAGGTTTACAGCTGATAATATAGCAAATTTGATCCAGCAAATATTCAGTTTTTTTCATGCAAATAGTGCCATATGA
- the LOC132060915 gene encoding transcription factor FAMA isoform X1 has product MLFPFEHEILLQPSLLTNFPSLNDYYFLDDPYCHNYQHSHEMVNEESLMVPQKEEKLKEISDKVEINATSQVSFLGENIENSQANDSKKKRKRTRMKSSEEVENQRMTHIEVERNRRKQMNEHLHVLRSLMPSSYVQRGDQASIIGGAIEFVRELEQLLQCLESQKRRKLYGDDSSTSIMEIQNPPQPPLVFAPNLPLANENENEIGIQEETAESKSCLADVEVKLIGFDNAMIKILSKRRPGQLINTISALEDLQLNIIHTNVTTIEQTVLYSFNVKISGETRFTADNIANLIQQIFSFFHANSAI; this is encoded by the exons ATGTTGTTTCCCTTTGAACATGAAATATTGTTGCAGCCCTCTTTGCTTACAAATTTTCCAAGTCTAAATGACTACTACTTTCTTGATGATCCATATTGTCATAACTATCAACATTCACATGAGATGGTTAATGAAGAATCCTTGATGGTGCCACAAAAGGAAGAGAAGTTGAAAGAGATTAGTGATAAAGTAGAAATTAATGCCACATCACAAGTAAGTTTTCTTGGTGAAAATATTGAAAATAGCCAAGCAAATGACAgcaagaagaagaggaaaagaaCAAGAATGAAGAGTAGTGAGGAAGTTGAGAACCAAAGAATGACACATATTGAAGTGGAGAGGAATAGAAGGAAGCAAATGAATGAACATCTTCATGTATTGAGGTCTCTCATGCCAAGCTCCTATGTACAAAGG GGAGATCAAGCCTCAATTATTGGTGGAGCAATAGAATTTGTCCGAGAATTGGAGCAACTCTTGCAATGCCTTGAATCACAAAAGAGAAGGAAGCTCTATGGCGATGATTCATCAACATCAATCATGGAAATTCAAAATCCTCCACAGCCACCATTAGTTTTTGCTCCTAATTTGCCTCTTgcaaatgaaaatgaaaatgaaattggaattcaagaagaaacaGCTGAGAGCAAGTCATGTTTGGCTGATGTTGAAGTGAAGCTTATAGGTTTTGATAATGCCATGATCAAGATTTTGTCAAAAAGAAGGCCAGGCCAACTCATTAACACCATTTCTGCTTTAGAAGATTTGCAGCTTAACATTATTCATACAAATGTTACCACCATTGAACAAACTGTTCTATATTCATTCAATGTTAAG ATTTCTGGTGAAACGAGGTTTACAGCTGATAATATAGCAAATTTGATCCAGCAAATATTCAGTTTTTTTCATGCAAATAGTGCCATATGA
- the LOC132061079 gene encoding 26S proteasome non-ATPase regulatory subunit 1 homolog A-like, giving the protein MATAATMVSSAGGLLAMLNEPHPQLKLHALSNLNTFVDYFWPEISTSVPLIESLYEDEEFDQRQLAALLASKVFYHLGEHNVSLSYALGAGPLFDVSEDSDYVHTVLAKALDEYASHKTKAAESNDEATMVDPRLEAIVERMLDKCIKDGKYQQAIGMAIECRRLDKVAEAIVRSDNVDATLAYCSNVSHNFVNRREYRSEVLRLLVEVYEKSPSPNYLSMCQWLMFLDKPEDVASILEKLLRSENKDDALLAFQIAFDLVENEHQAFLLRVRDRLSSPNLQSSEPVQSLPVDSDRAPTEDAEASEDVPLLEESRPLEESRPSGGTLTTTDPKEVIYAERLGKLKGILSGETSIQLTLQFLYSHNKSDLLILKTIKQSVEMRNSVCHSATIYANAIMHAGTTVDTFLRENLDWLSRATNWAKFSATAGLGVIHSGHLQQGRSLMAPYLPQGGAGGGGSPYSEGGALYALGLIHANHGEGIKQFLRDSLRNTNVEVIQHGACLGLGLAALGTADEDIYDDIKNVLYTDSAVAGEAAGIGMGLLMVGTASEKASEMLAYAHETQHEKIIRGLALGIALTVYGREEEADTLIEQMTRDQDPILRYGGMYALALAYRGTANNKAIRQLLHFAVSDVSDDVRRTAVLALGFVMYSEPEQMPRIVSLLSESYNPHVRYGAAMAVGISCAGTGLSEAISLLEPLTSDVVDFVRQGALIAMAMVMVQISEASDSRVGAFRRQLEKIVLDKHEDTMSKMGAILASGILDAGGRNVTIKLLSKTKHDKITAVVGLAVFSQFWYWYPLIYFVSLAFSPTALIGLNSDLKVPKFDFVSHAKPSLFEYPKPITVTTTTSSVKLPTAVLSTSARAKARASKKEAEKANAEKAAGAESSSGATNSGKGKSTDKDGESMQVDTPAERRNEPEPSFEILTNPARVVPAQEKYIKFLEDSRYVPVKSSPSGFVLLRDLRPDEPEVLSLTDAPSSTASSTGGSTGQQTPASAMAVDEEPQPPPAFEYTS; this is encoded by the exons ATGGCGACGGCGGCGACGATGGTGAGCTCGGCAGGTGGTTTGTTAGCGATGCTGAACGAGCCCCACCCGCAATTGAAGCTGCACGCGCTCTCAAATCTCAACACATTTGTTGATTACTTTTGGCCTGAGATCTCTACTTCTGTCCCTCTCAT TGAAAGCTTGTACGAGGATGAAGAGTTTGACCAAAGACAACTAGCTGCATTACTTGCTTCAAAG GTTTTCTATCATCTGGGTGAACATAATGTCTCATTATCCTATGCCCTTGGAGCTGGTCCTCTTTTTGACGTTTCTGAGGATTCTGACTATGTTCATACAGTTCTAG CTAAAGCCCTGGATGAGTATGCAAGCCATAAGACTAAGGCAGCAGAGTCAAATGATGAAGCCACAATGGTGGATCCCAGGCTGGAGGCTATTGTGGAGAGAATGCTTGATAA GTGTATAAAGGATGGGAAATATCAACAAGCCATTGGCATGGCCATTGAATGCCGAAGGCTGGATAAGGTTGCCGAAGCAATTGTGAGGAGTGATAATGTTGATGCAACTCTAGCATACTGCAGTAATGTCTCCCATAACTTCGTCAATCGTAGAGAATATCGGAGTGAG GTGCTTCGTCTTCTTGTCGAAGTGTATGAGAAgtcaccatctccaaactatTTGAGCATGTGCCAGTGGCTTATGTTTTTGGATAAACCAGAGGATGTAGCGAGCATATTGGAAAAGCTATTAAGATCAGAAAATAAAGATGATGCTCTATTGGCATTTCAAATAGCTTTTGACCTTGTAGAGAACGAGCACCAAGCTTTTCTTTTGAGGGTAAGAGACCGGCTTTCCAGCCCAAATCTACAATCTTCAGAGCCGGTACAGTCGTTACCTGTAGATTCTGATCGAGCACCGACTGAAGATGCAGAAGCTTCAGAGGATGTTCCGTTGTTGGAAGAAAGTAGACCTTTAGAGGAAAGTAGACCTTCAGGTGGAACGTTAACAACTACAGATCCAAAAGAAGTTATATATGCTGAAAGGTTGGGAAAATTAAAAGGGATTCTATCAGGGGAGACCTCAATACAGTTGACCTTGCAATTCTTATACAGCCATAACAA GTCAGATCTCCTTATTCTTAAAACAATAAAGCAGTCTGTTGAGATGAGAAATAGTGTTTGTCACAGTGCAACAATATATGCAAATGCGATCATGCATGCTGGAACTACTGTGGATACATTCCTCAGGGAGAACCTG GACTGGCTAAGCCGTGCAACAAATTGGGCTAAATTCAGTGCAACAGCTGGACTAGGTGTTATTCACAGTGGCCATTTACAGCAGGGGAGATCACTTATGGCCCCTTACTTGCCACAAGGTGGTGCTGGTGGAGGTGGTAGTCCATATTCAGAAGGTGGTGCCTTGTATGCTCTGGGTTTAATTCATGCAAATCACGGAGAGGGCATCAAGCAGTTTCTTCGGGATAGTCTACGTAATACAAATGTCGAG GTTATTCAGCATGGTGCCTGCTTAGGACTTGGGTTGGCAGCTTTAGGAACTGCTGACGAAGACATTTATGATGACATTAAAAACGTGCTATATACTGACAGTGCTGTTGCTGGAGAGGCTGCTGGTATTGGTATGGGTTTACTGATGGTTGGAACTGCAAGTGAGAAGGCAAGTGAGATGCTTGCTTATGCTCATGAGACGCAACACGAGAAGATAATCAG GGGTTTGGCACTAGGTATTGCCCTCACAGTCTATGGAAGGGAAGAAGAAGCAGATACATTGATCGAGCAGATGACTAGGGATCAAGACCCTATATTGCGTTATGGTGGCATGTATGCTTTGGCATTGGCTTACAGAGGAACTGCGAATAATAAGGCTATCCGACAGTTGCTGCATTTTGCTGTATCAGATGTTAGTGATGATGTCCGCCGGACTGCCGTTTTGGCACTTGGATTTGTTATGTATTCTGAGCCAGAGCAG ATGCCTCGTATTGTCTCATTGTTATCGGAGTCTTACAATCCACATGTGCGATATGGCGCGGCAATGGCAGTTGGCATTTCTTGTGCAGGTACCGGTCTGAGTGAGGCCATCTCATTGTTGGAGCCTTTGACATCAGATGTAGTTGATTTTGTTCGCCAAGGTGCTCTCATAGCGATGGCCATGGTGATGGTCCAGATAAGCGAAGCCAGTGATTCCCGTGTTGGTGCCTTCAG GCGACAGCTGGAGAAAATTGTCCTAGATAAGCATGAAGATACCATGAGTAAAATGGGTGCAATTTTGGCCTCTGGAATTCTTGATGCTGGTGGAAGAAACGTGACcataaaattactttcaaagaCGAAGCATGATAAAATTACAGCAGTCGTTGGACTAGCTGTTTTTAGTCAGTTTTGGTATTGGTATCCGCTTATATATTTTGTTAGCTTAGCATTCTCGCCAACAGCCTTAATTGGTCTGAACTCTGACCTAAAAGTGCCAAAGTTCGATTTTGTATCACACGCCAAGCCCTCACTGTTTGAGTATCCTAAGCCAATCACTGTAACCACGACAACTTCTTCCGTCAAACTTCCCACAGCTGTTCTATCAACATCAGCTAGGGCCAAGGCAAGGGCTAGCAAAAAAGAGGCTGAGAAAGCCAATGCCGAGAAGGCAGCTGGAGCAGAGTCATCTTCTGGTGCAACAAATTCTgggaagggcaagtctactgaTAAGGATGGGGAGTCCATGCAG GTGGATACTCCTGCAGAGAGGAGAAACGAACCGGAGCCATCATTTGAGATCTTGACCAACCCTGCTAGAGTGGTTCCAGCTCAGGAGAAATACATTAAGTTCTTGGAAGACAGCAGATACGTGCCAGTTAAATCATCACCTTCCGGTTTTGTGCTTCTGAGAGATCTACGTCCTGATGAACCTGAAGTGTTGTCCCTCACCGATGCACCCTCATCAACTGCATCCAGCACTGGTGGATCAACTGGACAACAGACACCGGCATCAGCAATGGCTGTTGATGAGGAGCCACAGCCACCACCAGCATTTGAGTACACGTCGTGA
- the LOC132061158 gene encoding large ribosomal subunit protein uL13z, which yields MVSGSGISAKRIVVDARHHMLGRLSSILAKELLNGQRVVVVRCEEICLSGGLVRQKMKYLRFLRKRMNTKPSHGPIHFRAPSKILWRTIRGMIPHKTKRGAAALARLKVFEGVPPPYDKIKRMVIPDALKVLRLQAGHKYCLLGKLSSEVGWNHYDTIKELENKRKERAQVAYERRKQLAKLRVKAEKAAEEKLGPQLAVIAPIKY from the exons ATGGTGTCAGGTTCAGGGATCTCAGCAAAGAGGATAGTGGTGGATGCTCGCCACCACATGCTTGGAAGACTATCTTCCATCTTAGCCAAAGAACTCCTCAATGGACAGAGAGTAGTGGTAGTTAGATGTGAAGAAATATGTTTGTCCGGTGGACTTGTGAGGCAGAAAATGAAGTACCTTAGGTTCTTACGTAAAAGGATGAACACTAAACCTTCACATGGTCCCATCCATTTTCGTGCTCCTTCTAAAATCCTCTGGCGTACCATTCGTGG GATGATTCCCCACAAAACTAAGCGTGGAGCCGCTGCGCTTGCCCGTTTGAAGGTTTTTGAGGGAGTTCCACCCCCATATGACAAGATCAAGAGGATGGTCATTCCTGATGCGCTCAA GGTATTGAGGCTCCAGGCTGGACATAAATACTGTCTCTTGGGCAAGCTTTCATCAGAAGTTGGATGGAACCATTATGATACTATCAAG GAGCTCGAGAACAAGAGAAAGGAGAGAGCTCAAGTAGCATATGAGAGGAGAAAGCAATTAGCGAAACTTAGGGTTAAGGCTGAGAAAGCTGCTGAGGAGAAGCTTGGTCCTCAGCTCGCTGTTATTGCTCCGATCAAGTACTGA